One segment of Thermococcus profundus DNA contains the following:
- the sppA gene encoding signal peptide peptidase SppA, with translation MRNEVWKYLTFILVLVLGVFVTSTTILYLQNQSIQGYIPGNATCKTEVTVGNKTLETALNARIGELEAQIQAMMLERERINGTNVTIAVVPIFGVIDEQTALDTISTLEEVGKDKSIGGILLWIESPGGDVGAVREIYQEVLVVRSRKPVVAYTGGMAASGGYYIAVASDRIIADPLAEVGSIGVIYVHYNMKKNYAMNGIDVDVFKTGPHKDMGAEWRALTEEERNKIRGMIDVYFQSFLSAVGMGRNMTINETKKYATGETWFATDVNGTLVDDTGNLQTAIHELEKLMGVEGAEVKMYDSPTHSYSLGVMGDAALYLDPRYLALRG, from the coding sequence GTGAGAAATGAAGTCTGGAAGTACCTCACGTTCATCCTTGTGCTCGTTCTTGGAGTCTTTGTAACCTCAACCACCATCCTCTACCTTCAGAATCAGAGCATACAGGGTTATATCCCCGGAAACGCCACATGTAAAACCGAAGTAACCGTTGGAAACAAGACCCTTGAAACTGCCTTAAATGCAAGGATTGGAGAGCTGGAAGCACAGATTCAAGCCATGATGCTGGAGAGGGAGAGAATAAATGGCACCAACGTCACCATCGCCGTCGTCCCGATTTTTGGGGTAATAGACGAGCAAACTGCCCTCGACACAATTTCCACTCTGGAGGAGGTTGGAAAGGACAAATCGATCGGGGGGATACTCCTTTGGATTGAGAGCCCCGGAGGAGACGTTGGGGCGGTGAGGGAGATATACCAGGAGGTCCTTGTAGTCAGGTCCAGAAAGCCCGTCGTGGCGTACACAGGGGGTATGGCCGCCTCTGGGGGATACTACATAGCCGTCGCCTCGGATAGGATAATAGCGGATCCGCTGGCGGAGGTCGGAAGCATCGGGGTCATCTACGTCCACTACAACATGAAGAAGAACTACGCGATGAACGGTATAGATGTTGACGTTTTCAAAACCGGGCCCCACAAGGACATGGGCGCAGAGTGGAGGGCCCTGACGGAGGAGGAGAGGAACAAAATCAGGGGGATGATAGACGTCTACTTCCAGAGCTTCCTGAGCGCCGTGGGCATGGGACGGAACATGACGATCAACGAGACGAAAAAGTACGCGACCGGGGAGACGTGGTTCGCCACGGACGTTAACGGAACCCTCGTGGACGACACGGGCAACCTCCAAACAGCCATTCACGAACTCGAAAAGCTTATGGGTGTGGAGGGTGCAGAGGTTAAAATGTACGACTCCCCAACCCACAGCTACTCCCTTGGCGTCATGGGGGATGCCGCCCTCTACCTGGATCCAAGGTACCTCGCTCTGAGGGGGTGA
- a CDS encoding ABC transporter ATP-binding protein has product MKDIVKVYSDGTKALRGVNLTVYPGEILGLLGENGAGKTTLMKILFGMLKPTSGKIVVKGQEVRFKSPSDAIAMGIGMVHQHFTLVEVFDALHNIILGMEGHGLLSKIDVGKAREKLQKLMNDLNFQVPLDVPIEDLPVGVQQRVEILKMLYRDVDVLILDEPTAVLTPIEVEELFQVLRKLKSEGKTIIFISHKLNEVMEITDRVTVIRKGEVIGTVNTSEATPQLLAKMMVGRDVVLRIEKPPKEPGKPVLQVRDLWVKGDRGEEAVKGLSFEVREGEIFGIAGVEGNGQTELIETITGLRKPEKGEVVLNNTPITGRSPKELYDMGMAHIPEDRTNMGLILDMTVTENSILGLQWRKKFQRWKGVIHWGKARQHAEKLIEDFDISAPGTGAPVKSLSGGNQQKLIVAREVSKEPVLIVASQPTRGVDVASTEYIRNYLVRLRNEGKAVLLVSADLDEVLQLSDRMGIIYEGEFMGVVKPEEVTIEEIGMMMGGIRYEELGKARSE; this is encoded by the coding sequence ATGAAGGATATAGTCAAAGTCTATTCGGACGGAACCAAAGCCCTTAGGGGCGTGAATCTCACCGTTTATCCCGGAGAAATCCTGGGTCTCCTCGGCGAGAACGGAGCCGGAAAGACGACTTTAATGAAGATCCTCTTTGGCATGCTCAAACCGACTTCTGGTAAAATCGTTGTGAAGGGGCAGGAAGTTCGTTTTAAGAGCCCCTCCGATGCCATTGCGATGGGCATCGGTATGGTTCACCAGCACTTCACCCTCGTTGAGGTTTTTGACGCTCTACACAACATCATCCTCGGTATGGAGGGTCACGGTCTTCTCTCCAAGATCGACGTTGGGAAGGCAAGGGAAAAGCTCCAGAAACTCATGAACGACCTCAACTTTCAGGTTCCCCTCGATGTCCCGATCGAGGATCTACCTGTCGGGGTTCAGCAGAGGGTCGAGATTCTCAAGATGCTCTACAGGGACGTTGACGTCCTCATCCTAGATGAGCCCACGGCCGTTCTGACGCCAATAGAGGTCGAAGAGCTGTTCCAGGTTCTCAGGAAGCTCAAGAGCGAGGGGAAGACGATAATATTCATCAGCCACAAGCTCAACGAGGTAATGGAGATAACCGACCGCGTTACCGTGATCAGAAAGGGGGAGGTTATAGGAACCGTCAACACGAGCGAGGCAACGCCGCAGCTCCTGGCAAAGATGATGGTCGGGAGGGACGTGGTTCTGAGGATAGAGAAGCCGCCGAAGGAGCCTGGAAAACCCGTCCTTCAGGTGAGGGACCTCTGGGTCAAGGGTGACAGGGGGGAAGAGGCGGTAAAGGGTCTGTCCTTTGAGGTTAGAGAAGGCGAAATATTCGGCATAGCCGGCGTGGAAGGCAACGGACAGACCGAGCTCATTGAAACTATCACCGGGCTGAGAAAGCCAGAGAAGGGGGAGGTTGTCCTGAACAACACCCCTATAACCGGGAGATCCCCAAAGGAGCTCTACGACATGGGGATGGCCCACATCCCCGAGGACAGGACCAACATGGGGCTCATCCTCGACATGACGGTGACGGAGAACTCCATCTTGGGTCTCCAGTGGAGGAAGAAGTTCCAGCGCTGGAAGGGGGTTATCCACTGGGGAAAAGCCAGACAACACGCGGAAAAGTTGATCGAGGACTTTGACATCTCCGCGCCTGGAACAGGAGCTCCGGTAAAGAGCCTTAGCGGGGGCAACCAGCAGAAGCTCATCGTGGCAAGGGAGGTCAGCAAGGAGCCTGTTCTGATCGTGGCCTCCCAGCCGACGAGGGGTGTTGACGTCGCATCAACGGAGTACATAAGGAACTACCTCGTGAGGCTGAGGAACGAGGGAAAGGCCGTTCTCCTCGTTTCGGCCGACCTGGATGAGGTTCTCCAGCTGAGCGACAGGATGGGGATAATCTACGAGGGAGAGTTCATGGGCGTTGTAAAGCCTGAGGAAGTTACTATCGAAGAGATAGGCATGATGATGGGAGGTATCCGCTATGAAGAGCTCGGAAAAGCCAGGAGTGAGTGA
- a CDS encoding PQ-loop domain-containing transporter gives MTPAEILGLIGMLLLVGSWVPQTVETIKKKECPLNMGFILIYFTASVLLTIYAYAGRDWIFTTLNGLAAFQSGINLYVKLFGK, from the coding sequence ATGACACCAGCGGAGATACTCGGACTCATCGGAATGCTGCTCCTCGTTGGCTCGTGGGTTCCGCAGACGGTAGAGACGATAAAGAAGAAGGAGTGCCCCCTGAACATGGGGTTCATCCTGATATACTTCACGGCCTCAGTTCTATTGACGATATACGCCTACGCGGGGAGGGACTGGATATTCACGACGCTCAACGGGCTCGCCGCGTTCCAGAGCGGTATAAACCTCTACGTGAAGCTCTTCGGGAAGTGA
- a CDS encoding metal ABC transporter solute-binding protein, Zn/Mn family, which translates to MRRALITVAVVIALSGLFIPTTEASEKPLVVASIGPIASIVREAFGDSVDVVTLIPLGADPHEYQLSAEQVNLLRGASVIVTTGGHLPVEAKIAELKEEGVIKAEVLLIDDYRAEGFRYLPERWYNDKDNPHGVWLDPDNALAIARATEKALEGVDPGNADKYRAGFESFRVKVEAIKEAYAGFLEGNKSAVVNMPPVQYAVEWLGIKVVASIKPEEEVPALGVDDLLPTAERSDLVLYSLQSPEQLKKAAFELAEKSGKPTGGVVVFWEGKPYTEILKENTVSVLKAAGEKVIVQKNSGGTDSAYILSALFAGLALGTALGYILKS; encoded by the coding sequence ATGCGCAGGGCGCTGATTACTGTGGCCGTTGTAATCGCTTTAAGCGGGCTCTTCATTCCGACGACAGAGGCATCGGAAAAGCCCCTGGTCGTCGCGAGCATAGGACCGATAGCCTCCATCGTGAGAGAGGCCTTTGGGGACTCGGTTGACGTGGTAACCCTAATTCCCCTCGGTGCCGATCCCCACGAGTATCAGCTCAGCGCTGAGCAGGTGAATCTCCTTCGGGGGGCCAGCGTGATAGTCACAACGGGCGGCCACCTCCCAGTTGAGGCTAAAATCGCAGAACTCAAGGAAGAAGGAGTTATAAAGGCGGAGGTGCTCCTGATAGATGATTACAGGGCCGAGGGCTTCCGCTATCTGCCCGAGAGATGGTACAACGACAAGGACAACCCCCACGGGGTCTGGCTTGATCCCGACAACGCCCTGGCGATAGCGAGGGCCACAGAGAAGGCGCTTGAAGGGGTCGATCCTGGCAACGCGGATAAATACAGAGCCGGGTTCGAGTCGTTCAGGGTGAAGGTGGAGGCCATAAAAGAGGCCTACGCTGGCTTTCTGGAGGGAAACAAGAGCGCCGTTGTGAACATGCCCCCTGTGCAGTACGCGGTGGAGTGGCTCGGGATAAAGGTGGTTGCATCGATAAAGCCTGAGGAAGAAGTACCGGCCCTGGGGGTTGATGATCTCCTTCCCACCGCCGAACGTTCTGACCTCGTCCTCTACTCCCTCCAGAGCCCGGAGCAGCTTAAGAAAGCCGCCTTCGAGCTCGCGGAAAAGAGCGGAAAGCCCACTGGGGGAGTTGTGGTCTTCTGGGAGGGTAAACCCTACACTGAGATCCTTAAGGAGAACACGGTGAGCGTTCTAAAAGCCGCCGGAGAGAAGGTGATCGTTCAGAAGAACTCCGGAGGCACAGATTCAGCCTATATCCTTTCAGCCCTCTTCGCCGGTCTGGCACTAGGAACGGCCCTTGGCTATATTTTGAAAAGTTGA
- a CDS encoding ABC transporter permease: MDAGAIIFILKTSLMAMVPIVLTSVGAAWSERAGVVSIGYEGVLLASAFFGAIFAEMTGHASVGLLGGILVGVLFGMLHGALTVYLKGDHVIPGIGINLLAAGLVPFGIIAYWGTAGQHQLPDSAKLWHIKLGHNGEISPMVIITVVIALVTWWVLFKTPLGLRVRSVGENPEAADALGINVEKYRFWSTVYGHALAGLAGAYMSVDWLGMVHKTMSGGRGFIALANMVFSNWNPLISLIGGWLFGFFDALATWLAPKHMVPEQFIYMLPYIMTLIIVAGIIGKAKPPKWDGRPYKRE; encoded by the coding sequence ATGGACGCGGGAGCGATCATCTTCATACTCAAAACCTCCCTCATGGCAATGGTCCCCATAGTCCTGACGAGCGTCGGAGCCGCTTGGAGCGAGAGGGCCGGAGTCGTCAGCATAGGCTACGAGGGCGTCCTTCTTGCCAGCGCATTCTTTGGGGCCATATTCGCGGAGATGACGGGACATGCGAGCGTGGGCCTCCTTGGTGGTATTCTGGTTGGGGTGCTCTTTGGAATGCTCCACGGGGCCCTCACGGTCTACCTCAAGGGAGACCACGTCATTCCCGGCATAGGAATAAACCTGCTGGCCGCGGGCCTGGTTCCCTTCGGAATCATAGCCTACTGGGGAACCGCCGGTCAGCACCAGCTCCCCGATTCGGCAAAGCTGTGGCACATTAAGCTGGGCCACAACGGTGAGATAAGCCCCATGGTCATCATCACGGTGGTGATCGCCCTGGTGACATGGTGGGTGCTCTTCAAGACCCCGCTCGGCCTCCGCGTCCGCTCCGTTGGTGAGAACCCAGAGGCGGCGGATGCGCTCGGAATAAACGTCGAGAAGTACCGCTTCTGGTCGACGGTCTACGGCCACGCTCTAGCTGGACTGGCGGGGGCATACATGAGCGTGGACTGGCTTGGGATGGTCCACAAGACGATGTCCGGGGGAAGGGGCTTCATAGCACTCGCCAACATGGTCTTCAGCAACTGGAACCCGCTGATTTCGCTCATCGGCGGCTGGCTCTTCGGATTCTTCGACGCATTAGCTACGTGGCTGGCACCGAAGCACATGGTACCGGAGCAGTTTATCTACATGCTGCCCTACATAATGACCCTGATAATCGTCGCGGGAATAATAGGAAAGGCAAAGCCGCCCAAATGGGACGGAAGGCCCTACAAGAGGGAGTGA
- a CDS encoding PH1570 family protein, which yields MLCEEKLEVFENGFEDGKFNLRIEFYGRDARKVLLAVIRELYLPEYGEAYVYPFECAKEFWGLALDAEGIRAEEFRPNPIKFMNQSVKSRLEKALGEISAPLKPDLERATVHKFKSGYLAVGKDFVLDEGRGVLFVFNKPGAGELLLKYLGMLDEK from the coding sequence ATGCTCTGCGAGGAGAAGCTTGAGGTCTTCGAGAACGGTTTCGAGGACGGAAAGTTCAACCTGCGGATCGAGTTTTACGGGAGGGACGCGAGGAAAGTCCTGCTGGCGGTTATAAGGGAGCTCTACCTCCCCGAGTACGGCGAGGCCTACGTCTATCCCTTCGAGTGCGCCAAGGAGTTCTGGGGGCTGGCACTGGACGCCGAAGGGATAAGAGCCGAGGAGTTCAGGCCGAACCCGATAAAGTTCATGAACCAGAGCGTTAAGAGCAGGCTTGAAAAAGCGCTGGGCGAGATAAGCGCCCCCCTTAAACCCGATCTGGAGAGGGCAACCGTCCATAAGTTCAAGAGCGGCTACCTAGCCGTCGGAAAGGACTTCGTCCTGGACGAGGGGAGAGGGGTTCTCTTCGTGTTCAACAAACCTGGGGCGGGAGAGCTTCTGTTAAAGTATCTGGGGATGCTCGATGAGAAATGA
- a CDS encoding phosphoribosyltransferase, translated as MKKFPAYLASWEDIEKWAKEGAWKVLEDEWKPDVVVGLARGGWVAARLYCDYLGVKDLVSLKVEHWGVTATPDGKAKLKYGSNYDLSGKKVLIVDDISDTGESLTLAKNYVESQKPAEVKAATLLTIKGSRFKPDYYGEEIDWAWIVFPWNFVEDMINLVNNLFEEKDALTTDEILDLFKELHGIDVPRGRLDEALRMAEKRNVFKLSDGKWRKA; from the coding sequence ATGAAGAAGTTTCCGGCTTATCTGGCTTCTTGGGAAGACATAGAGAAGTGGGCGAAGGAAGGCGCCTGGAAGGTTCTCGAAGATGAATGGAAGCCCGACGTTGTGGTTGGGCTTGCAAGGGGCGGCTGGGTAGCCGCGAGGCTCTACTGCGACTACCTGGGCGTTAAGGACCTCGTCAGCCTCAAGGTGGAGCACTGGGGAGTCACAGCTACCCCCGATGGAAAGGCGAAGCTGAAGTACGGCAGCAACTACGACCTGAGCGGCAAGAAGGTCCTAATAGTCGACGACATCAGCGACACCGGCGAGAGCCTCACGCTGGCTAAAAACTACGTCGAGAGTCAGAAACCCGCGGAGGTCAAAGCTGCGACGCTCCTCACGATAAAGGGCTCGCGCTTCAAACCGGACTATTACGGTGAGGAAATCGACTGGGCATGGATAGTGTTCCCATGGAACTTCGTTGAGGACATGATAAACCTCGTCAACAACCTCTTCGAGGAGAAGGACGCTCTAACCACAGATGAAATCCTCGACCTCTTCAAGGAGCTCCATGGAATCGACGTCCCAAGGGGGAGGCTTGACGAAGCCCTCAGGATGGCGGAGAAGAGGAACGTTTTTAAGCTCTCGGACGGCAAATGGCGCAAAGCCTGA
- a CDS encoding ABC transporter permease gives MKSSEKPGVSDVLSKINVKAFVESLIAIAIGFAIGAVILVAFGYDPVKAYSALFRGGLESTDNIAATLHYSTPILLTALTFAVGARTGIFNIGAESSFYFGAIAAIAFTNIWGNLWFGLLMGMILGALWALPAALLKVYRGVHEVISTIMLNWIGWYLMLYLIVGPYANPMNPIKTIKVPDSARLPLIGDTILSWGFFIAVLAAVVTYFILWHTTLGFGMRASGYNQRAARYGGINPKMAIIWSFVIGGMASGLGGAMKIMSEFPGYAISQGGANIYGFGFDGIGVSLVGRNHPLGIILSAIFFGMLKAGTSSMQQTGVPLEIVKVIQGIIIITVAIPGLYDLLKKSVKRGAA, from the coding sequence ATGAAGAGCTCGGAAAAGCCAGGAGTGAGTGATGTACTCTCCAAGATCAACGTGAAAGCCTTCGTCGAGAGTCTCATAGCAATAGCCATCGGCTTCGCCATAGGCGCGGTTATCCTAGTTGCTTTCGGCTACGACCCCGTTAAAGCGTACAGCGCCCTCTTTAGGGGAGGCCTCGAGTCAACCGACAACATCGCCGCTACTCTTCACTACTCAACCCCGATCCTCCTAACGGCCCTGACCTTTGCAGTCGGAGCCAGAACGGGAATCTTCAACATCGGTGCCGAGAGCTCCTTCTACTTTGGAGCCATAGCGGCGATAGCCTTCACGAACATCTGGGGCAACCTCTGGTTCGGTCTGCTGATGGGAATGATCCTCGGCGCCCTCTGGGCCCTCCCGGCTGCTCTGCTTAAAGTCTACCGCGGGGTTCACGAGGTCATCTCCACCATAATGCTCAACTGGATAGGCTGGTACTTAATGCTCTACCTGATAGTCGGTCCCTATGCAAACCCCATGAACCCAATCAAGACTATAAAGGTCCCAGATAGCGCGAGGCTTCCCCTCATCGGAGACACCATTCTGTCATGGGGCTTCTTCATCGCGGTGCTGGCGGCTGTGGTTACGTACTTTATCCTCTGGCACACAACCCTGGGCTTTGGAATGAGGGCCAGCGGCTACAACCAGAGGGCGGCTAGATACGGGGGAATTAACCCGAAGATGGCTATCATCTGGTCTTTTGTAATCGGAGGGATGGCGAGCGGCCTTGGTGGAGCGATGAAGATAATGAGTGAGTTTCCTGGATACGCCATAAGCCAGGGTGGGGCGAACATCTACGGCTTCGGCTTCGACGGAATCGGCGTCTCCCTCGTCGGCAGGAACCACCCGCTCGGCATAATACTCTCGGCGATCTTCTTCGGAATGCTGAAGGCGGGAACCTCATCGATGCAGCAGACTGGTGTTCCCCTTGAGATAGTCAAGGTTATCCAGGGCATCATAATCATCACCGTCGCCATCCCCGGCCTCTACGATCTGCTGAAGAAGAGCGTTAAGAGGGGGGCTGCCTGA
- a CDS encoding CGP-CTERM sorting domain-containing protein, translating into MKKVFAAIIILAILGINITLAAPVESGTVYVDENVKVQIHPNEELLGIVYYLAFGNDTFVIDRGDYINEVEAHFGKYRNSTAVIVLKDYLSRFDSIYQRDAYLATIEATLLLCSEPPELKMSEEEEDASGDYLDYLNWFKNKFLPALREFANETNFTEFYRTHQDYYMEDLRVYKGALSLLPPDEFMEEYAGVSNVTYVFLHPYLVAIHGHNWMNTENNRTVWGAAGFLPLVRRTPQRTVWSYKTARDTMMGLPLNRDLINSTGLDELLYLTFIYHELGHDITLPALYLSNVEEYEYLQDVIAEDMEYLAKYDLHFWNPIGMIYEGFADAWADYATSHVNHNYTLLAMQMQKAWGEFWIERLYNEIQSCALEVKSGELKNISLCVPRALESLEEFASPENVTEVYNLEVPVTPLRAIDRGWMGNRVVVIYGTANLSPTERENIKSFADEVAETLREFYRKGGGIDDVVVKPDVNVTPADLSSYLVLIGTPSTNRIVDIFDDYFPVRLEKAGGEWRVVRGNNVTSFLLLDEESPLRAVYGNTSVAAGGLKEVEEAALLMASVNPYNTDHYVVWISGTDENLIQLFKNPTYYLSSYEIWTPGAIEVGFYNKPLAERLSESFNATLLLSPQTTTTTTTTVRTVTTTAPETTTTTSTTTTSTAASTTTTSTTSPSKSQTTSPAKTLRTTVTDENMCGPAAIAVLALFPLLIRRRR; encoded by the coding sequence ATGAAGAAAGTATTTGCTGCAATAATAATTCTGGCAATACTTGGCATTAACATAACCCTCGCCGCGCCCGTTGAGAGCGGCACTGTGTACGTGGATGAGAATGTAAAGGTCCAGATACACCCGAACGAGGAACTTCTGGGAATAGTCTACTACTTAGCTTTCGGCAACGACACCTTTGTGATAGACAGAGGGGACTACATAAATGAAGTGGAAGCCCATTTTGGAAAATATCGGAACTCCACGGCTGTGATTGTCCTTAAGGACTACCTCTCCCGTTTCGACAGCATTTATCAGAGGGACGCGTACTTAGCTACAATTGAGGCCACCCTCCTGCTCTGTTCGGAGCCTCCTGAGCTGAAGATGTCTGAAGAGGAAGAAGATGCATCCGGGGATTATCTTGATTATCTTAACTGGTTCAAAAACAAATTCCTGCCAGCCCTGAGAGAGTTTGCCAACGAAACCAACTTCACGGAGTTTTACCGGACTCATCAGGATTACTACATGGAAGACCTGAGGGTATACAAAGGGGCACTCTCCCTTCTCCCCCCTGACGAGTTCATGGAGGAGTACGCTGGTGTCTCCAACGTCACGTACGTCTTCCTTCACCCGTATTTAGTGGCTATCCACGGCCACAACTGGATGAACACGGAAAACAACAGGACTGTGTGGGGAGCGGCGGGCTTCCTTCCGCTCGTGAGGAGGACGCCTCAGAGAACTGTGTGGAGCTACAAAACCGCCCGCGACACCATGATGGGACTCCCCCTCAACAGGGACCTCATAAACAGCACCGGCCTCGACGAACTGCTGTATCTGACGTTTATTTACCACGAACTTGGCCACGATATCACACTTCCCGCCCTCTATCTCTCCAACGTCGAGGAGTACGAGTACCTCCAAGACGTTATAGCGGAAGACATGGAGTATCTGGCAAAATATGACCTACACTTCTGGAATCCTATAGGGATGATTTACGAGGGCTTCGCAGACGCCTGGGCCGACTATGCCACAAGCCACGTCAACCACAACTACACCCTCCTTGCGATGCAGATGCAGAAGGCCTGGGGTGAGTTCTGGATCGAGCGGCTTTACAACGAGATTCAGAGCTGTGCACTCGAAGTTAAAAGTGGAGAGCTCAAAAACATCTCCCTCTGCGTCCCTCGCGCGCTGGAATCCCTTGAGGAGTTCGCATCCCCCGAAAACGTCACAGAGGTATACAACCTTGAGGTGCCGGTTACACCCTTAAGAGCTATCGATAGGGGGTGGATGGGTAATAGAGTCGTTGTAATCTATGGAACTGCAAATCTAAGCCCGACTGAAAGGGAAAACATCAAAAGCTTCGCTGATGAGGTCGCGGAAACCCTGAGGGAATTCTACAGGAAGGGCGGCGGAATAGACGATGTTGTCGTCAAACCCGACGTAAACGTTACCCCTGCAGACCTCAGTTCTTACCTTGTACTCATCGGAACTCCTTCAACCAACAGGATCGTTGACATCTTCGACGACTACTTCCCGGTCCGGCTTGAGAAGGCCGGCGGGGAGTGGAGAGTAGTCCGCGGGAACAACGTCACCAGCTTCCTCCTCCTTGACGAGGAAAGTCCCCTCAGAGCAGTCTACGGCAACACCTCCGTCGCGGCGGGTGGACTAAAGGAGGTTGAGGAGGCTGCCCTTTTGATGGCGTCCGTAAACCCATACAACACGGACCATTACGTCGTCTGGATATCGGGAACGGACGAAAACCTGATTCAGCTTTTCAAAAACCCCACGTACTACCTGAGCAGCTACGAGATATGGACACCCGGGGCCATTGAGGTCGGGTTCTACAACAAACCCCTCGCGGAGAGGCTCAGCGAGTCGTTCAACGCAACCCTTCTATTAAGCCCGCAGACAACCACAACGACTACAACAACCGTCAGGACCGTCACTACCACGGCCCCCGAAACGACCACCACGACCAGCACAACTACCACGTCAACAGCTGCATCAACCACAACAACCTCCACGACCTCGCCATCTAAAAGTCAAACCACGAGCCCGGCGAAGACTTTGAGAACTACCGTGACGGACGAAAACATGTGCGGGCCGGCGGCCATTGCCGTTCTGGCTCTCTTTCCGCTTCTAATTAGAAGGAGAAGGTGA